The Daucus carota subsp. sativus chromosome 2, DH1 v3.0, whole genome shotgun sequence genome includes a window with the following:
- the LOC108206024 gene encoding uncharacterized protein LOC108206024 isoform X4, protein MILTIQPLKLTKPSPSPFHSIRTAIFCEKKAPFRRRKYNSSRRSVLKKTFIQEQVKFTAPVSDDPVVAIIGGGMSGLLCALFLEKRGVRSTVFDTGVHGLGGRMGTRIIDPSPLVFDHGAQFFTASDPVFAELVHDWSLKGLVQEWMGTIGELELGGQFTPLSSSSSRYVGVNGMRPLADSILSQTHMVDVVRPSWISKLEPFNGMWHLSENGKPRGQFDAIVIAHNGKCANRLLSASGLPLIARQMKRLELSSIWALLAAFDDPLPVPVDSSGSPFEGAFVKGIDSISWMGDNTKKISKAKDGGPYCWTFFSTAAFGKRNKVPQENIPTVTAERVKETMLEGVEAALGLSKSSLQRPCYTRLQLWGAALPTNTPGIPCIFDSEGRAGICGDWLLGSSLEAAALSGIALANQADC, encoded by the exons ATGATACTAACAATCCAGCCCCTAAAACTCACAAAACCCAGCCCCTCCCCGTTCCATTCTATCAGAACCGCTATATTCTGCGAGAAAAAAGCTCCTTTTCGCAGAAGAAAGTACAATTCTTCCAGGAGGTCTGTTCTGAAGAAAACATTCATACAAGAACAGGTTAAGTTCACGGCCCCTGTTTCTGATGACCCTGTTGTCGCTATTATTGGGGGCGGCATGTCCGGTCTTCTTTGTGCTCTCTTTTTGGAGAAGAGGGGAGTTCGCTCCACTGTTTTCGATAcg GGTGTTCATGGGTTAGGTGGAAGAATGGGGACAAGGATTATTGATCCTTCCCCTCTAGTATTTGATCACGGGGCTCAATTCTTTACAGCCAGTGACCCTGTATTTGCCGAGCTAGTTCATGACTGGTCTTTGAAAGGTCTGGTCCAGGAGTGGATGGGCACAATAGGAGAGCTTGAACTAGGTGGTCAATTTACACCactttcttcttcctcttcaagATACGTGGGTGTCAATGGGATGCGCCCACTTGCGGATTCAATATTGTCTCAG ACTCACATGGTTGATGTGGTGCGGCCTTCTTGGATAAGTAAACTTGAGCCATTTAACGGAATGTGGCACTTAAGTGAGAATGGAAAACCGCGTGGGCAGTTTGATGCCATTGTTATTGCTCATAATG GAAAATGCGCAAATCGTTTGCTTTCTGCATCAGGGTTGCCACTTATTGCAAGACAGATGAAG AGACTGGAACTAAGTTCTATATGGGCTCTTCTAGCAGCATTTGATGATCCTCTTCCGGTTCCAGTTGATTCATCTGGTTCCCCATTTGAAGGTGCTTTCGTGAAAGGAATTGATTCCATCTCATGGATGGGAGATAATACAAAGAAAATATCAAAGGCCAAGGATGGTGGGCCTTATTGTTGGACATTTTTTAGCACAGCAGCTTTTGGGAAGCGAAATAAAGTTCCCCAG GAAAATATCCCAACTGTCACTGCAGAGAGGGTGAAGGAAACAATGCTTGAGGGTGTCGAAGCTGCACTAGGACTCTCAAAAAGCTCATTGCAGAGGCCCTGTTACACTCGTCTACAACTTTG GGGTGCAGCTCTTCCCACCAATACACCTGGTATACCCTGTATATTTGATTCTGAAGGAAGGGCTGGCATATGTGGTGATTGGCTACTGGGTTCTAGTTTGGAGGCCGCAGCCTTGAGTGGCATAGCTCTTGCTAATCAGGCAG ATTGCTGA
- the LOC108206024 gene encoding uncharacterized protein LOC108206024 isoform X1 — MILTIQPLKLTKPSPSPFHSIRTAIFCEKKAPFRRRKYNSSRRSVLKKTFIQEQVKFTAPVSDDPVVAIIGGGMSGLLCALFLEKRGVRSTVFDTGVHGLGGRMGTRIIDPSPLVFDHGAQFFTASDPVFAELVHDWSLKGLVQEWMGTIGELELGGQFTPLSSSSSRYVGVNGMRPLADSILSQTHMVDVVRPSWISKLEPFNGMWHLSENGKPRGQFDAIVIAHNGKCANRLLSASGLPLIARQMKRLELSSIWALLAAFDDPLPVPVDSSGSPFEGAFVKGIDSISWMGDNTKKISKAKDGGPYCWTFFSTAAFGKRNKVPQENIPTVTAERVKETMLEGVEAALGLSKSSLQRPCYTRLQLWGAALPTNTPGIPCIFDSEGRAGICGDWLLGSSLEAAALSGIALANQIADYFTSGGSSPEEFSVGLHNEFQPLEGHDIGQFPGLESKEKIIEPQPV; from the exons ATGATACTAACAATCCAGCCCCTAAAACTCACAAAACCCAGCCCCTCCCCGTTCCATTCTATCAGAACCGCTATATTCTGCGAGAAAAAAGCTCCTTTTCGCAGAAGAAAGTACAATTCTTCCAGGAGGTCTGTTCTGAAGAAAACATTCATACAAGAACAGGTTAAGTTCACGGCCCCTGTTTCTGATGACCCTGTTGTCGCTATTATTGGGGGCGGCATGTCCGGTCTTCTTTGTGCTCTCTTTTTGGAGAAGAGGGGAGTTCGCTCCACTGTTTTCGATAcg GGTGTTCATGGGTTAGGTGGAAGAATGGGGACAAGGATTATTGATCCTTCCCCTCTAGTATTTGATCACGGGGCTCAATTCTTTACAGCCAGTGACCCTGTATTTGCCGAGCTAGTTCATGACTGGTCTTTGAAAGGTCTGGTCCAGGAGTGGATGGGCACAATAGGAGAGCTTGAACTAGGTGGTCAATTTACACCactttcttcttcctcttcaagATACGTGGGTGTCAATGGGATGCGCCCACTTGCGGATTCAATATTGTCTCAG ACTCACATGGTTGATGTGGTGCGGCCTTCTTGGATAAGTAAACTTGAGCCATTTAACGGAATGTGGCACTTAAGTGAGAATGGAAAACCGCGTGGGCAGTTTGATGCCATTGTTATTGCTCATAATG GAAAATGCGCAAATCGTTTGCTTTCTGCATCAGGGTTGCCACTTATTGCAAGACAGATGAAG AGACTGGAACTAAGTTCTATATGGGCTCTTCTAGCAGCATTTGATGATCCTCTTCCGGTTCCAGTTGATTCATCTGGTTCCCCATTTGAAGGTGCTTTCGTGAAAGGAATTGATTCCATCTCATGGATGGGAGATAATACAAAGAAAATATCAAAGGCCAAGGATGGTGGGCCTTATTGTTGGACATTTTTTAGCACAGCAGCTTTTGGGAAGCGAAATAAAGTTCCCCAG GAAAATATCCCAACTGTCACTGCAGAGAGGGTGAAGGAAACAATGCTTGAGGGTGTCGAAGCTGCACTAGGACTCTCAAAAAGCTCATTGCAGAGGCCCTGTTACACTCGTCTACAACTTTG GGGTGCAGCTCTTCCCACCAATACACCTGGTATACCCTGTATATTTGATTCTGAAGGAAGGGCTGGCATATGTGGTGATTGGCTACTGGGTTCTAGTTTGGAGGCCGCAGCCTTGAGTGGCATAGCTCTTGCTAATCAG ATTGCTGATTACTTTACAAGTGGTGGATCTAGTCCAGAAGAGTTTTCTGTTGGTTTGCACAATGAGTTTCAACCTCTCGAAGGACATGATATCGGGCAATTTCCAGGATTAGAGTCCaaggaaaaaattattgaacCTCAGCCAGTGTAG
- the LOC108206024 gene encoding uncharacterized protein LOC108206024 isoform X3: MILTIQPLKLTKPSPSPFHSIRTAIFCEKKAPFRRRKYNSSRRSVLKKTFIQEQVKFTAPVSDDPVVAIIGGGMSGLLCALFLEKRGVRSTVFDTGVHGLGGRMGTRIIDPSPLVFDHGAQFFTASDPVFAELVHDWSLKGLVQEWMGTIGELELGGQFTPLSSSSSRYVGVNGMRPLADSILSQTHMVDVVRPSWISKLEPFNGMWHLSENGKPRGQFDAIVIAHNGKCANRLLSASGLPLIARQMKRLELSSIWALLAAFDDPLPVPVDSSGSPFEGAFVKGIDSISWMGDNTKKISKAKDGGPYCWTFFSTAAFGKRNKVPQENIPTVTAERVKETMLEGVEAALGLSKSSLQRPCYTRLQLWGAALPTNTPGIPCIFDSEGRAGICGDWLLGSSLEAAALSGIALANQAVYIIRADATCH, from the exons ATGATACTAACAATCCAGCCCCTAAAACTCACAAAACCCAGCCCCTCCCCGTTCCATTCTATCAGAACCGCTATATTCTGCGAGAAAAAAGCTCCTTTTCGCAGAAGAAAGTACAATTCTTCCAGGAGGTCTGTTCTGAAGAAAACATTCATACAAGAACAGGTTAAGTTCACGGCCCCTGTTTCTGATGACCCTGTTGTCGCTATTATTGGGGGCGGCATGTCCGGTCTTCTTTGTGCTCTCTTTTTGGAGAAGAGGGGAGTTCGCTCCACTGTTTTCGATAcg GGTGTTCATGGGTTAGGTGGAAGAATGGGGACAAGGATTATTGATCCTTCCCCTCTAGTATTTGATCACGGGGCTCAATTCTTTACAGCCAGTGACCCTGTATTTGCCGAGCTAGTTCATGACTGGTCTTTGAAAGGTCTGGTCCAGGAGTGGATGGGCACAATAGGAGAGCTTGAACTAGGTGGTCAATTTACACCactttcttcttcctcttcaagATACGTGGGTGTCAATGGGATGCGCCCACTTGCGGATTCAATATTGTCTCAG ACTCACATGGTTGATGTGGTGCGGCCTTCTTGGATAAGTAAACTTGAGCCATTTAACGGAATGTGGCACTTAAGTGAGAATGGAAAACCGCGTGGGCAGTTTGATGCCATTGTTATTGCTCATAATG GAAAATGCGCAAATCGTTTGCTTTCTGCATCAGGGTTGCCACTTATTGCAAGACAGATGAAG AGACTGGAACTAAGTTCTATATGGGCTCTTCTAGCAGCATTTGATGATCCTCTTCCGGTTCCAGTTGATTCATCTGGTTCCCCATTTGAAGGTGCTTTCGTGAAAGGAATTGATTCCATCTCATGGATGGGAGATAATACAAAGAAAATATCAAAGGCCAAGGATGGTGGGCCTTATTGTTGGACATTTTTTAGCACAGCAGCTTTTGGGAAGCGAAATAAAGTTCCCCAG GAAAATATCCCAACTGTCACTGCAGAGAGGGTGAAGGAAACAATGCTTGAGGGTGTCGAAGCTGCACTAGGACTCTCAAAAAGCTCATTGCAGAGGCCCTGTTACACTCGTCTACAACTTTG GGGTGCAGCTCTTCCCACCAATACACCTGGTATACCCTGTATATTTGATTCTGAAGGAAGGGCTGGCATATGTGGTGATTGGCTACTGGGTTCTAGTTTGGAGGCCGCAGCCTTGAGTGGCATAGCTCTTGCTAATCAGGCAG TTTACATCATACGTGCTGATGCTACCTGTCATTGA
- the LOC108206024 gene encoding uncharacterized protein LOC108206024 isoform X2 — protein MILTIQPLKLTKPSPSPFHSIRTAIFCEKKAPFRRRKYNSSRRSVLKKTFIQEQVKFTAPVSDDPVVAIIGGGMSGLLCALFLEKRGVRSTVFDTGVHGLGGRMGTRIIDPSPLVFDHGAQFFTASDPVFAELVHDWSLKGLVQEWMGTIGELELGGQFTPLSSSSSRYVGVNGMRPLADSILSQTHMVDVVRPSWISKLEPFNGMWHLSENGKPRGQFDAIVIAHNGKCANRLLSASGLPLIARQMKRLELSSIWALLAAFDDPLPVPVDSSGSPFEGAFVKGIDSISWMGDNTKKISKAKDGGPYCWTFFSTAAFGKRNKVPQENIPTVTAERVKETMLEGVEAALGLSKSSLQRPCYTRLQLWGAALPTNTPGIPCIFDSEGRAGICGDWLLGSSLEAAALSGIALANQFTSYVLMLPVIES, from the exons ATGATACTAACAATCCAGCCCCTAAAACTCACAAAACCCAGCCCCTCCCCGTTCCATTCTATCAGAACCGCTATATTCTGCGAGAAAAAAGCTCCTTTTCGCAGAAGAAAGTACAATTCTTCCAGGAGGTCTGTTCTGAAGAAAACATTCATACAAGAACAGGTTAAGTTCACGGCCCCTGTTTCTGATGACCCTGTTGTCGCTATTATTGGGGGCGGCATGTCCGGTCTTCTTTGTGCTCTCTTTTTGGAGAAGAGGGGAGTTCGCTCCACTGTTTTCGATAcg GGTGTTCATGGGTTAGGTGGAAGAATGGGGACAAGGATTATTGATCCTTCCCCTCTAGTATTTGATCACGGGGCTCAATTCTTTACAGCCAGTGACCCTGTATTTGCCGAGCTAGTTCATGACTGGTCTTTGAAAGGTCTGGTCCAGGAGTGGATGGGCACAATAGGAGAGCTTGAACTAGGTGGTCAATTTACACCactttcttcttcctcttcaagATACGTGGGTGTCAATGGGATGCGCCCACTTGCGGATTCAATATTGTCTCAG ACTCACATGGTTGATGTGGTGCGGCCTTCTTGGATAAGTAAACTTGAGCCATTTAACGGAATGTGGCACTTAAGTGAGAATGGAAAACCGCGTGGGCAGTTTGATGCCATTGTTATTGCTCATAATG GAAAATGCGCAAATCGTTTGCTTTCTGCATCAGGGTTGCCACTTATTGCAAGACAGATGAAG AGACTGGAACTAAGTTCTATATGGGCTCTTCTAGCAGCATTTGATGATCCTCTTCCGGTTCCAGTTGATTCATCTGGTTCCCCATTTGAAGGTGCTTTCGTGAAAGGAATTGATTCCATCTCATGGATGGGAGATAATACAAAGAAAATATCAAAGGCCAAGGATGGTGGGCCTTATTGTTGGACATTTTTTAGCACAGCAGCTTTTGGGAAGCGAAATAAAGTTCCCCAG GAAAATATCCCAACTGTCACTGCAGAGAGGGTGAAGGAAACAATGCTTGAGGGTGTCGAAGCTGCACTAGGACTCTCAAAAAGCTCATTGCAGAGGCCCTGTTACACTCGTCTACAACTTTG GGGTGCAGCTCTTCCCACCAATACACCTGGTATACCCTGTATATTTGATTCTGAAGGAAGGGCTGGCATATGTGGTGATTGGCTACTGGGTTCTAGTTTGGAGGCCGCAGCCTTGAGTGGCATAGCTCTTGCTAATCAG TTTACATCATACGTGCTGATGCTACCTGTCATTGAGAGTTAA
- the LOC108210225 gene encoding histone H1, whose product MAGVEEAIVPMEGVEDAVPVTATEVAEDAAPPAEEPPTKKGKVAKETKPKKAAAPRKPRSAPAHPSYLEMITDAITSLKERTGSSPQAIQKFLEAKHKQLPTVFRKMLSYNLKKLEAAGKLVKIKASYKLAPARASAPAKKKPAAPAKKKAAAAPAKKKAAAPAKKKAAAAPKKKAPVTKAKAAVKPKAKPVVKPKAKAAVKPKAKPAAKPKPAAKAKPAAKPKAKAKPAKVARTSTRTTPGKKAPAKPVAAPVKKAAPVKKAAAPVKKAPVKKAAAPAKKGKSVKTPVKRTSARKAGKK is encoded by the exons ATGGCTGGCGTTGAGGAAGCGATTGTTCCGATGGAAGGCGTGGAGGATGCCGTTCCGGTGACGGCGACGGAGGTGGCGGAGGATGCGGCGCCGCCGGCGGAAGAGCCGCCGACGAAGAAAGGCAAGGTCGCGAAGGAGACCAAGCCGAAGAAGGCTGCTGCTCCCAGGAAGCCTAGATCTGCTCCTGCTCATCCTTCTTATCTCGAG ATGATTACCGATGCGATTACGAGTCTCAAGGAGAGGACCGGTTCGAGTCCGCAGGCAATTCAGAAGTTTCTGGAAGCCAAGCACAAGCAGCTTCCAACTGTGTTCAGGAAAATGCTTTCGTATAATTTGAAGAAGCTTGAGGCCGCTGGAAAGCTTGTTAAGATCAAGGCTTCGTATAAGTTGGCTCCTGCGAGAGCTTCTGCTCCTGCCAAGAAGAAGCCTGCTGCTCCGGCTAAGAAGAAGGCCGCTGCCGCGCCTGCTAAGAAGAAGGCTGCCGCCCCTGCCAAGAAGAAGGCAGCTGCCGCGCCGAAGAAGAAGGCGCCGGTTACCAAGGCTAAGGCTGCTGTCAAGCCCAAGGCCAAGCCTGTTGTGAAACCTAAGGCTAAGGCTGCTGTTAAGCCCAAAGCCAAGCCTGCTGCCAAGCCCAAGCCTGCTGCTAAGGCAAAGCCTGCTGCCAAGCCTAAGGCCAAGGCAAAGCCGGCTAAGGTTGCCAGGACCTCGACGAGAACGACGCCGGGGAAGAAGGCTCCAGCCAAGCCTGTTGCAGCTCCGGTTAAGAAAGCGGCTCCTGTTAAGAAGGCAGCGGCTCCTGTGAAGAAGGCTCCTGTGAAAAAGGCAGCGGCCCCAGCGAAGAAGGGGAAGAGTGTTAAGACGCCTGTGAAGAGAACATCAGCAAGGAAGGCAGGGAAGAAATGa
- the LOC108205685 gene encoding S-(hydroxymethyl)glutathione dehydrogenase has protein sequence MMMRNMNRVMKSSRSILRALNSSSASPDWHRRSFSSIDAASYHLNGGSSYMRGAVFWEPNKPLTFEDFHMPRPKAGELLIKTKACGVCHSDLHVLKGELPFASPCVVGHEITGEVVEHGPLTDSKITKRFPVGAHVVGAFIMPCGSCFYCSQGKDDLCEDFFDYNRAKGTLYDGETRLFLRNSGKPVYMYSMGGLAEYCVVPAHALTTLPDTLPYTESAILGCAVFTAYGAMAHAAEVRAGDAVAVIGIGGVGLSCLQLARAFGASEIIAVDIQDEKLQNAKTMGATHTINASNVDVAEKIRELTGGRGVDIAVEALGRPQTFAQCTQSVRAGGKAVMIGLALAGSKGEIDINHLVRRQVKVIGSYGGRARQDLPKIVRLAERGIFNLSGSVSRKCKFEEAGKAYEDLNNGNIVGRAVVEIM, from the exons atgatgatgagaaACATGAATCGAGTGATGAAAAGCAGTCGGAGCATTCTCAGAGCTTTGAATTCATCATCAGCGTCGCCTGATTGGCATCGCCGATCATTTTCGAGCATTGATGCGGCGTCGTATCATCTCAACGGCGGTTCATCTTATATGCGCGGAGCCGTGTTTTGGGAGCCGAACAAGCCGCTCACTTTCGAAGATTTTCATATGCCTCGCCCTAAAGCCGGCGAGCTTCTTATCAAAACCAAGG CCTGTGGGGTGTGCCACTCCGACCTGCATGTATTAAAAGGCGAGCTTCCATTTGCTAGCCCTTGTGTCGTGGGACACGAGATCACTGGTGAGGTAGTTGAACATGGACCACTCACTGACAGTAAAATTACCAAGAG GTTTCCTGTTGGAGCTCATGTTGTTGGGGCGTTCATAATGCCTTGTGGTAGCTGCTTTTACTGCAGTCAG GGTAAAGATGACTTATGTGAGGACTTCTTTGATTATAACCGTGCAAAGGGAACCCTTTATGATGGAGAAACACGTCTGTTCCTCCGTAACAgtg GGAAACCAGTGTATATGTATAGTATGGGGGGACTTGCTGAGTATTGTGTTGTACCAGCACATGCATTGACTACTCTACCCGACACATTACCTTACACAGAATCGGCTATTTTAGGATGTGCCGTCTTTACTGCCTATGGTGCTATGGCTCATGCAGCTGAGGTGCGTGCTGGTGACGCGGTTGCTGTGATCGGGATAGGCGGCGTTGGCTTAag TTGTCTGCAGTTAGCACGGGCGTTTGGTGCGTCTGAGATTATTGCAGTAGACATACAGGATGAAAAGCTGCAGAATGCTAAAACAATGGGAGCCACGCACACCATAAATGCAAGCAATGTTGACGTTGCTGAAAAAATTAGA GAGCTAACTGGTGGTAGAGGCGTAGACATTGCTGTGGAGGCCTTGGGAAGACCTCAGACGTTTGCGCAGTGCACACAGAGTGTGCGAGCTGGAGGAAAAGCAGTAATGATCGGGCTTGCACTTGCTGGTTCCAAAGGAGAGATAGATATTAACCATCTAGTTCGGAGACAG GTAAAAGTGATCGGCTCTTATGGAGGTAGGGCCAGGCAAGATCTTCCCAAGATTGTCAGACTAGCTGAGAGAGGTATTTTCAATCTCTCAGGATCTGTTTCAAGAAAGTGCAAGTTTGAGGAGGCAGGAAAAGCATACGAAGATCTTAACAATGGAAATATTGTTGGCCGAGCTGTAGTTGAGATAATGTAG
- the LOC108205859 gene encoding uncharacterized protein LOC108205859: MSLDASQALEVREKVHQFLNAATTGNIDVLKKIAAQLDDGKGMAQTVAEVKDANKRGALHFAAREGKTEMCKFLIEDLKLDINVKDEDGDTPLHHAARQGHTATAKYLIEHGADVAASSELGATALHHSAGIGDIELLKFLLSRGADVNSQSDSGSPLLWAAGHAQQDAVKALLENHADPNAETDDNITPLFSAVAAGSLACLEILIQAGARVDVSAGGATPLHIAADNGSADIINCLLKAGADPNAVEDGLKPIQVAAAAGNKSAVSVLLPLTSKIQNVPSWSVEGLIQYMQSEAATEQLKSTNIADTSGGDTTGSKKSVVEVTPEAKKKAAEAKSRADDAFRRKDYSAAVDAYTQAIDFDHTDATLHSNRSLCWLRLGQAEHALADAKICRALRPDWAKACYREGAAYRLIQKFEEAANAFYEGVQLDPENKELVHSFREAVEAGRKFHSEKQQELSGKQ, encoded by the exons ATGTCTCTCGATGCTTCTCAAGCACTCGAAG tTAGAGAAAAAGTTCACCAGTTTCTCAATGCTGCTACTACCGGGAATATCGATGTCCTCAAGA AGATAGCTGCACAATTGGATGATGGAAAGGGGATGGCGCAAACCGTGGCGGAAGTTAAAGATGCCAATAAGAGGGGAGCTCTTCACTTTGCTGCGAGAGAGGGAAAGACGGAGATGTGCAAGTTTTTAATAGAAGATTTGAAGCTGGATATCAACGTAAAAGATGAAGATG GTGATACTCCTCTTCACCACGCTGCTCGGCAAGGACATACTGCCACAGCCAAATACCTAATTGAGCATGGCGCTGATGTCGCAGCTTCTAGTGAATTGGGTGCCACAGCGCTACATCATTCAGCCGGAATAg GAGATATTGAGTTACTGAAGTTCTTACTATCCAGAGGTGCCGATGTTAATTCCCAAAGTGATTCTGGTAGTCCTCTATTATGGGCTGCTGGTCACGCTCAGCAAGATGCTGTAAAAGCTTTGCTGGAAAATCATGCTGAT CCAAATGCTGAAACTGATGACAACATTACTCCTCTGTTCTCCGCTGTTGCAGCAGGCTCATTGGCATGCTTAGAAATATTGATTCAG GCAGGTGCTCGTGTAGATGTTAGTGCTGGTGGAGCAACTCCTTTGCACATTGCAGCTGATAATGGCAGCGCTGATATCATTAATTGCTTATTAAAAGCTGGTGCTGATCCTAATGCTGTTGAG GATGGCCTAAAACCAATACAGGTTGCAGCTGCAGCAGGTAATAAGTCAGCCGTTTCAGTTCTTCTACCCTTAACATCTAAAATCCAAAATGTTCCATCATGGAGTGTGGAGGGGCTCATTCAGTACATGCAAAGTGAGGCTGCAACAGAACAG TTAAAATCCACCAATATTGCTGATACGTCAGGAGGGGATACAACAGGCTCGAAAAAAAGCGTGGTTGAG GTAACACCCGAGGCAAAGAAGAAAGCTGCAGAAGCAAAATCTAGAGCTGATGATGCTTTCAGACGAAAGGATTATTCAGCGGCTGTTGATGCTTATACACAG GCAATTGATTTCGATCACACAGATGCCACTTTACATTCTAATAGAAGTTTGTGCTGGTTACGTCTGGGACAAGCCGAGCATGCCTTAGCCGATGCAAAAATCTGCAGAGCACTGAGGCCAGATTGGGCAAAAGCTTGTTATCGGGAAGGGGCAGCTTATCGTTTAATACAG AAATTTGAGGAAGCAGCCAATGCTTTTTATGAAGGCGTGCAGCTTGACCCTGAAAATAAGGAACTTGTACATTCTTTCAG GGAAGCTGTTGAGGCTGGAAGAAAATTTCATAGTGAAAAACAGCAAGAGTTGTCAGGAAAACAATAA